One genomic segment of Sander lucioperca isolate FBNREF2018 chromosome 10, SLUC_FBN_1.2, whole genome shotgun sequence includes these proteins:
- the s100t gene encoding S100 calcium binding protein T translates to MYLRRPPHPPHQSLLPSLSAPDLQAINRPPLRMSLPNSENASTLENAMQLMIQTFHKYSGNEGDKYTLSRAELKEMLTTELGNYLGNAQDKEAVDKVMGDLDSNNDGEVDFTEFIILVGALTVACNDFFLEYNDKPEKKK, encoded by the exons TATTTAAGAcgtcctcctcatcctcctcatcagTCGCTCCTGCCTTCTCTCTCTGCACCTGACCTGCAGGCCATCAATCGTCCTCCACTCAG AATGTCTTTACCCAACTCAGAGAACGCCTCCACCCTGGAGAACGCCATGCAGCTCATGATCCAGACCTTCCATAAGTACTCTGGAAACGAGGGAGACAAATATACACTGAGCAGGGCTGAGCTCAAAGAGATGCTAACCACTGAGCTCGGCAACTACTTGGGG AATGCCCAGGATAAGGAGGCAGTTGATAAGGTCATGGGAGACCTGGATTCCAACAACGACGGGGAGGTAGATTTCACTGAGTTCATCATACTGGTCGGAGCTCTTACTGTGGCCTGTAACGACTTCTTCCTGGAGTACAACGACAAGCCAGAGAAGAAAAAGTGA
- the chrnb2 gene encoding neuronal acetylcholine receptor subunit beta-2 isoform X1, with protein sequence MEGWRTGGLGADTEERLVEHLLNPAHYNKLIRPATNGSELVTVQLMVSLAQLISVHEREQVMTTNVWLTQEWQDYRLTWVPEEFDGMLKVRLPSKHIWLPDVVLYNNADGVYEVSFYSNAVVSYDGSIFWLPPAIYKSACKIEVKHFPFDQQNCTLRFRSWTYDRTEIDLVLRADVASMDDFTPSGEWDIIALPGRRNENPADPTYVDITYDFIIRRKPLFYTINLIIPCVLITSLAILVFYLPSDCGEKMTLCISVLLALTVFLLLISKIVPPTSLDVPLVGKYLMFTMVLVTFSIVTSVCVLNVHHRSPTTHTMPPWVKLVFLNKLPALLFMRQPRNSCERQRLRQRRRAQEQKEGGRSGEAGALMVGLGLGSAGGNGGGTSTGVFSKEDNDPCTCYVNRASVKQFGGDLGGAGGGSMDGLNRVREGREGGSGNLPRGKQAAGGPALTQALLAQACPGFEEAVEGVRFIANHMKSEDDDQSVSEDWKYVAMVIDRLFLWIFVFVCVSGTLGMFMQPLFQNYTVKTITSSPG encoded by the exons ATGGAGGGATGGcggacag GCGGCCTCGGGGCAGACACAGAGGAGCGGTTGGTGGAGCATCTCTTGAACCCTGCCCACTACAACAAACTGATCCGTCCTGCGACGAATGGCTCCGAGCTGGTTACCGTGCAGCTGATGGTTTCGTTGGCCCAGCTCATCAGCGTG CATGAAAGAGAGCAGGTTATGACCACCAATGTCTGGCTAACACAG GAGTGGCAGGACTATCGTCTGACTTGGGTCCCTGAGGAGTTTGATGGGATGTTGAAGGTCAGGCTACCCTCAAAACACATATGGCTGCCTGACGTGGTGCTCTACAACAA TGCTGATGGGGTGTACGAGGTGTCATTCTACTCTAACGCGGTGGTCTCCTACGACGGCAGTATCTTCTGGTTGCCCCCAGCCATCTACAAGTCAGCCTGTAAGATCGAAGTCAAGCACTTCCCCTTTGACCAGCAGAACTGCACGCTGCGCTTCCGCTCCTGGACCTACGACCGCACCGAGATCGATCTGGTGCTCCGCGCTGACGTGGCCAGCATGGACGACTTCACGCCCAGCGGTGAGTGGGACATCATCGCCCTGCCAGGCAGACGAAACGAGAACCCAGCTGACCCCACCTACGTGGACATCACGTACGACTTTATCATTCGCAGGAAGCCTCTTTTTTACACCATCAACCTTATCATCCCGTGTGTGCTCATCACCTCGCTGGCAATCCTGGTCTTCTACCTGCCCTCTGACTGTGGAGAGAAGATGACGCTCTGCATTTCCGTGCTGCTGGCTCTCACTGTGTTCCTGCTGCTGATCTCCAAGATCGTCCCACCCACTTCACTAGACGTCCCTCTCGTGGGGAAGTACCTGATGTTCACCATGGTCCTGGTCACTTTCTCTATCgtcaccagtgtgtgtgtgctgaatgTACACCACCGCTCGCCCACTACACACACCATGCCCCCTTGGGTTAAACTAGTGTTCCTCAACAAGCTTCCTGCCTTGCTCTTCATGCGCCAGCCAAGGAACAGCTGCGAGCGCCAGCGCCTGCGCCAAAGAAGGAGGGCCCAGGAGCAGAAGGAGGGTGGGCGCAGCGGGGAAGCAGGGGCCTTGATGGTGGGGCTCGGGCTGGGCAGCGCTGGCGGGAATGGAGGGGGAACCTCCACAGGGGTGTTCAGCAAGGAAGACAATGACCCTTGTACCTGCTATGTGAACCGGGCGTCTGTTAAACAGTTTGGAGGGGATCTGGGAGGTGCAGGAGGGGGATCCATGGATGGTCTAAACAGGGTGAGGGAGGGCCGGGAAGGGGGCTCTGGAAACCTGCCGCGGGGGAAGCAAGCAGCAGGAGGTCCTGCTCTGACTCAGGCCCTGCTGGCTCAAGCCTGTCCGGGCTTTGAGGAGGCTGTGGAAGGAGTACGCTTCATCGCTAACCAcatgaagagtgaagatgatgatcAAAGT GTGAGCGAGGACTGGAAGTACGTTGCCATGGTGATCGACCGCCTCTTCCTGTggatctttgtgtttgtgtgtgtgtccggcaCATTAGGCATGTTCATGCAGCCGCTTTTCCAGAATTACACAGTCAAGACCATCACCAGCTCACCAGGCTGA
- the chrnb2 gene encoding neuronal acetylcholine receptor subunit beta-2 isoform X2: MMMGGWPPLLLLALLAIAGGGLGADTEERLVEHLLNPAHYNKLIRPATNGSELVTVQLMVSLAQLISVHEREQVMTTNVWLTQEWQDYRLTWVPEEFDGMLKVRLPSKHIWLPDVVLYNNADGVYEVSFYSNAVVSYDGSIFWLPPAIYKSACKIEVKHFPFDQQNCTLRFRSWTYDRTEIDLVLRADVASMDDFTPSGEWDIIALPGRRNENPADPTYVDITYDFIIRRKPLFYTINLIIPCVLITSLAILVFYLPSDCGEKMTLCISVLLALTVFLLLISKIVPPTSLDVPLVGKYLMFTMVLVTFSIVTSVCVLNVHHRSPTTHTMPPWVKLVFLNKLPALLFMRQPRNSCERQRLRQRRRAQEQKEGGRSGEAGALMVGLGLGSAGGNGGGTSTGVFSKEDNDPCTCYVNRASVKQFGGDLGGAGGGSMDGLNRVREGREGGSGNLPRGKQAAGGPALTQALLAQACPGFEEAVEGVRFIANHMKSEDDDQSVSEDWKYVAMVIDRLFLWIFVFVCVSGTLGMFMQPLFQNYTVKTITSSPG; encoded by the exons ATGATGATGGGCGGCTggccgccgctgctgctgctggctctcCTCGCCATTGCGGGAG GCGGCCTCGGGGCAGACACAGAGGAGCGGTTGGTGGAGCATCTCTTGAACCCTGCCCACTACAACAAACTGATCCGTCCTGCGACGAATGGCTCCGAGCTGGTTACCGTGCAGCTGATGGTTTCGTTGGCCCAGCTCATCAGCGTG CATGAAAGAGAGCAGGTTATGACCACCAATGTCTGGCTAACACAG GAGTGGCAGGACTATCGTCTGACTTGGGTCCCTGAGGAGTTTGATGGGATGTTGAAGGTCAGGCTACCCTCAAAACACATATGGCTGCCTGACGTGGTGCTCTACAACAA TGCTGATGGGGTGTACGAGGTGTCATTCTACTCTAACGCGGTGGTCTCCTACGACGGCAGTATCTTCTGGTTGCCCCCAGCCATCTACAAGTCAGCCTGTAAGATCGAAGTCAAGCACTTCCCCTTTGACCAGCAGAACTGCACGCTGCGCTTCCGCTCCTGGACCTACGACCGCACCGAGATCGATCTGGTGCTCCGCGCTGACGTGGCCAGCATGGACGACTTCACGCCCAGCGGTGAGTGGGACATCATCGCCCTGCCAGGCAGACGAAACGAGAACCCAGCTGACCCCACCTACGTGGACATCACGTACGACTTTATCATTCGCAGGAAGCCTCTTTTTTACACCATCAACCTTATCATCCCGTGTGTGCTCATCACCTCGCTGGCAATCCTGGTCTTCTACCTGCCCTCTGACTGTGGAGAGAAGATGACGCTCTGCATTTCCGTGCTGCTGGCTCTCACTGTGTTCCTGCTGCTGATCTCCAAGATCGTCCCACCCACTTCACTAGACGTCCCTCTCGTGGGGAAGTACCTGATGTTCACCATGGTCCTGGTCACTTTCTCTATCgtcaccagtgtgtgtgtgctgaatgTACACCACCGCTCGCCCACTACACACACCATGCCCCCTTGGGTTAAACTAGTGTTCCTCAACAAGCTTCCTGCCTTGCTCTTCATGCGCCAGCCAAGGAACAGCTGCGAGCGCCAGCGCCTGCGCCAAAGAAGGAGGGCCCAGGAGCAGAAGGAGGGTGGGCGCAGCGGGGAAGCAGGGGCCTTGATGGTGGGGCTCGGGCTGGGCAGCGCTGGCGGGAATGGAGGGGGAACCTCCACAGGGGTGTTCAGCAAGGAAGACAATGACCCTTGTACCTGCTATGTGAACCGGGCGTCTGTTAAACAGTTTGGAGGGGATCTGGGAGGTGCAGGAGGGGGATCCATGGATGGTCTAAACAGGGTGAGGGAGGGCCGGGAAGGGGGCTCTGGAAACCTGCCGCGGGGGAAGCAAGCAGCAGGAGGTCCTGCTCTGACTCAGGCCCTGCTGGCTCAAGCCTGTCCGGGCTTTGAGGAGGCTGTGGAAGGAGTACGCTTCATCGCTAACCAcatgaagagtgaagatgatgatcAAAGT GTGAGCGAGGACTGGAAGTACGTTGCCATGGTGATCGACCGCCTCTTCCTGTggatctttgtgtttgtgtgtgtgtccggcaCATTAGGCATGTTCATGCAGCCGCTTTTCCAGAATTACACAGTCAAGACCATCACCAGCTCACCAGGCTGA